The Bubalus kerabau isolate K-KA32 ecotype Philippines breed swamp buffalo chromosome 8, PCC_UOA_SB_1v2, whole genome shotgun sequence genomic sequence gatgtggggagttcctctttcagtatcctatcattttgccttttcatactgttcatggggttctcaaggcaagaatactgaactggtttgCCATTTGTTGGGTGTTGTCATTATAGACGTGCCTGAACCAGCTAAGTCTGCTCCTGCCCCTAAAAAGGGCTctaaaaaagctgtgaccaaggccCAGAAGAAGGACGGCAAGAAGCGCAAGCGTAGCCACAAGGAGAGCTACTCCGTGTACGtgtacaaggtgctgaagcaagtCCATCCAGACACTGGCATCTCGTCCAAGGCCAtgggaatcatgaactccttcgtcAATGACATTTTCGAGCACATCGCTAGTGAGGCATCGTGCCTGGCGCATTACAACAAGCACTCGactatcacatccagggagatccagaccgCCACgcgcttgctgctacctggggagctggccaagcacaCTGTGTccgagggcactaaggctgtcaccaagtataccagctccaagtaagTATAATATGCCTTGCcgctgttaacggagaaggcaatggcaccccactccagtattcttgcctggaaaatcccatggacggagggcctggtgggctgtagtccatggggtcgctaagagtcggacatgactgagcgacttcactttcactttcttcagtggaccacattctgtcagatctctccactatgacccgcccatcttgggttgcctcacaggcatggcttagtttcattgagttagacaaggctgtggtcctagtgtgattagactgactagttttctgtgagtatggtttcagtgtgtctgccctctgatgccctcttgcaacacctaccgtcttacttgggtttctcttaccttggacatggggtatctcttcagggctgctccagcaaagtgcaaccgctgctccttaccttggacgaggggtatctcctcaacgccgcccttcctgaccttcaacgtgggaaagctcctctaggccctcctgcacccgcacagccacggctccttggacgtggggtagctcctcccggccgccacccctgacctcagactcggggtaactcctcttgttgCCGcccctgactgcagccatgaaattaaaagacgcttactccttggaaggaaagttatgaccaacctagattgcatattcaaaagcagagacattactttgccaacaaaagttcgtctagtcaaggctatgggttttcctgtggtcatgtatggatgtgagagttggactgtgaagaaggctgagcaccaaagaattgatgcttttgaactgtagagttggagaagactcttgagagtcccttggactgcaaggagatccaaccagtccattctgaaggagatcagccctggaatttctttggaaggaatgatgctaaagctgagactccagtactttggccacctcatgcgaaaagttgactcattggaaaagaccctgatgctgggagggattgggggcaggaggataaggggatgacagaggatgagatggctggatggcatcactgactcgatggatgtgagtctgggtgaactccgggagttggtgatggaaagggaggcctggcgtgctgcgattcatggggtcacaaagaatcggacacaactgagcgactgaactgagttcagttcagttcagtcgctgaagttcagttcagttcagtcactcagtcatgtctgactctttgagaccccatgaatcgcagcacgccaggcctccctgtccatcaccaactcccagagttcactcagactcacgtccattgagtcagtgatgccatccagccatctcatcctctgtcgtccccttctcctcctgcccccaatccctcccagcatcagggtcttttccaatgagtcaactctttgcatgaggtggccaaagtactggagtttcagctttagcatcattccttccaaagaaatcccagggctgatctccttcagaatggactggttggatctccttgaaatccaagggacacttcacttcaaaacaaaacaaaacctatttTGCTTAAATcacttaagtgaaagtgaaagtgaagtcactcagttgtatctgactcttcgtgaccccatggacaccaggctcctccgtccatgggattttctaggcaagagtactggagtgggttgccttttccttctccagggaacttcctgacccagggatcgaacccaggtctcccgcattgtagacagacgctttactgtctgaaccaccagggaagtctccagtaAATCACTTAAAAGGGTAGTATTCTAAGGAAATGACTGTTGATACactcataatattttttaaaggtttgccaGAGAAGTTCTTCCTctcttacccactggactgccaagaagTTCCCAAACCATTTTTATTATGAACCCAAATGCCTTTTAggattcagttcaggtcagtcgctcagttgtgtctgactctttgcaaccccatggactgcagcatgccaggcctccctgtccatcatcaactcccggagttcacccaaactcatgtgcatcgagtcagtgatgccatccagccatctcatcctctgtcgtccccttctctcccgccttcagtcttgccgagcatgggggtcttttccaacgagtcagttctttgcatcagctggccaaagtattggagtttcagcctcagcatcagtctttccaatgaatattcaggactgatttcctttaggatggactggttggatctctttgcagtccaagggactctcaagagtcttctccaacaccacagttcaaaagcatcaattcttcagtgctcagctttctttatagtccaactctcacatccatacatgaccactggaaaaaccaaagctttgactagacggacctttgttggcaaagtaatggctctgctttttaatatgctatctaggttggtcataacttttcttctaaagagcaagcatcttttaatttcatggctgcagtcaccatctgcagtgattttggagccccccaaaataaagtcaaccagtttccactgtttccccatctgtttgccatgaagtgatggtactggatgccataatcttagttttctgaatattgagctttaagccaactttttcactctcctctttcactttcatcaagaagctctttagttcttcactttctgccataagggtggtgtcatctgcatatctgaggttattgatatttctcctggcagtcttgattccagcttgtgcttcatccaacatggcattttgcctgatgtactctgcatataaactgAATaattagggtgacaatatacagccttgatgtactcctttcctgattaggaaccagtcttttgttccatgtccagttctaactgttgcttcttaacctgcatacagatttctcaggaggcaggtcaggtggtctggtattcccatctctctcagaattttccacagtttgttctgatccacacagtcaaaggctttggcatagtcaataaagtagaagtagatgtttttttggaagtctcttgctttttcgatgatccaacaatgttggcaatttgatctctggttcctttgccttttctaaacccagcttgaacatctggaagttcatggttcacgtattgctgaagcctggcttggagaattttgagcattactttactagcgtgtgagatgagtgcaattgtgtggtagtttgagcattctttggtattgcttttctttaggattggaatgaaaactgaccttttccagccatgtggccactgctgagttttccgaaatttgctggtgtattgagtgtagcactttcacaacgtcatcttttaggatttgaaatagctcaactggaatt encodes the following:
- the LOC129658495 gene encoding histone H2B type 1-F/J/L-like isoform X2, with the translated sequence MKRKREDVPEPAKSAPAPKKGSKKAVTKAQKKDGKKRKRSHKESYSVYVYKVLKQVHPDTGISSKAMGIMNSFVNDIFEHIASEASCLAHYNKHSTITSREIQTATRLLLPGELAKHTVSEGTKAVTKYTSSKELQRGPDAKHPYVRSLTCQNTHQPSSLG
- the LOC129658495 gene encoding histone H2B type 1-F/J/L-like isoform X1; the encoded protein is MCINGIIFDDVPEPAKSAPAPKKGSKKAVTKAQKKDGKKRKRSHKESYSVYVYKVLKQVHPDTGISSKAMGIMNSFVNDIFEHIASEASCLAHYNKHSTITSREIQTATRLLLPGELAKHTVSEGTKAVTKYTSSKELQRGPDAKHPYVRSLTCQNTHQPSSLG
- the LOC129658495 gene encoding histone H2B type 1-F/J/L-like isoform X3, which produces MCINGIIFDDVPEPAKSAPAPKKGSKKAVTKAQKKDGKKRKRSHKESYSVYVYKVLKQVHPDTGISSKAMGIMNSFVNDIFEHIASEASCLAHYNKHSTITSREIQTATRLLLPGELAKHTVSEGTKAVTKYTSSK